The nucleotide sequence ACGGCACCGCGGTGCCGTCGTCGGCGCGGACCCCGCTCGAGGACGTCGTGATCAGCGACGAGCACCCGTTCGCCGCTAGCCGCCCGGGCGGCGCTCGGCGTCGTGGATCCCGGTGACCAGCACCGCCGCCTGGGACCGCCGTTCCAGGCCGAGCTTCGCCAGCAGGCGGGACACGTAGTTCTTGACGGTCTTCTCCGCGAGGAACATCCGCTCGGCGATCTGCCGGTTCGTCAGGCTTTCCCCGAGCAGGTCCAGCAGGACGAGTTCCTGCTCGCTCAGGCCGGCCAGCGGACCGGGTTTCCCGGTCTTCGCCCGCAGCTCGCTCACCAGCGCGGCGACCGCCCGGGCGTCCAGCAGCGTTTCGCCGGAGCCCACCCGGCGGATGGCGTCGACCAGTTGCAACCCCTTCACGTCCTTGATGACGTACCCCTCGGCACCGGCGAGGACCGCTTCGACCATCGAATCCTCGTCGGTGAAGGAGGTCAGCATCAGGCACCGCAGGCCGGGCAGCGCTGTGCGCAGGTCGCGGCACAGCTCCACGCCGTTCCCGTCGGGC is from Amycolatopsis mediterranei and encodes:
- a CDS encoding response regulator — protein: MDENAPVITVFLVDDHELVRRGVAELVDDEPDLTVVGQASSVAEAMARIPALRPDVAVLDVRLPDGNGVELCRDLRTALPGLRCLMLTSFTDEDSMVEAVLAGAEGYVIKDVKGLQLVDAIRRVGSGETLLDARAVAALVSELRAKTGKPGPLAGLSEQELVLLDLLGESLTNRQIAERMFLAEKTVKNYVSRLLAKLGLERRSQAAVLVTGIHDAERRPGG